Proteins from a single region of Theileria parva strain Muguga chromosome 1, complete sequence, whole genome shotgun sequence:
- the Nsun2 gene encoding NOL1/NOP2/sun family protein encodes MSENLNHLEGSVQNHDTKGQKSTRLSWKSRCREMQGARWGKKSQNSNQRENGRTRFVEGTLFNKEFETYYKDQNICKEDEWETFEEYSRIPLPVSFRLNTSSYLWTLTREKLKQMCDTEDLHLEPCVDYCLEYLKNEVDYNIFYQMKTSKSSLRKNEKFAQFHQFLMNEDNRGSLCRQETVSMLPVLFLDPRPNENILDFCAAPGMKYLQIVDMVETRLKSQNLDSLKNKGIIVGNDVSQTRVSTLAHHLKTIDSPSTAITNYDATRFPNLYNKNGQLILFDKILADMPCSCDGTMRKSIDIWTSWKATNGLHLHKVQLTILKRGIELLKPGGILIYSTCSLNPLENEAIASYCASLEDVELIDLEPIKGFKSEKGLLDWLVPNPNGGYFSDFSQVDDNMRERVKETMFKNSKWNEEMAKKVMRVLPHYNNTGGFFIFKIRKIPKELNNHELETGIVVEEEKKDRKKTRGSKLLHEYTTFEGPERDRLVEFYGITENLNFLVKVTSEKTIHLVSDDFKAFKRNKISKLEPCKYASFGSRIFTKLDTKENWDCEFRVTQEGTKLMHKYFSKRKLVSNLVFLKELLQGSMPCEKVIEHVKGGNLITIGSTDDSGNLKNGPLLIVAVMNDKVVAREYEGQEYITMAAVVTGNKIHLYVKEEMINCLKVLL; translated from the exons ATGTCGGAGAATCTTAATCACTTAGAAGGCTCTGTTCAAAACCATGACACAAAAGGACAGAAGAGCACTAGATTGAGCTGGAAATCAAGATGCAGAGAAATGCAAGGTGCTCGTTGGGGAAAGAAGTCTCAGAACTCAAATCAAAGAGAAAATGGGAGGACAAGATTCGTAGAAGGCACCTTATTTAACAAGGAATTTGAAACATATTATAAAGATCAGAATATTTGTAAAGAAGATGAATGGGAAACATTCGAGGAATACTCAAGAATCCCACTTCCAGTTTCATTCAGACTAAATACAAGTAGTTATTTGTGGACGCTTACCAGAGAAAAGTTAAAACAAATGTGTGACACTGAAGATTTACATCTAGAACCCTGTGTAGACTATTGTTTAGAATACCTTAAAAATGAAGTagattataatatattctaTCAAATGAAAACTAGTAAATCATCACTTagaaaaaatgaaaaattcgCTCAATTTCACCAGTTCTTAATGAATGAAGATAACAGAGGCTCACTGTGTAGACAGGAAACAGTGAGCATGCTCCCAGTTTTGTTCCTGGACCCAAGGCCAAATGAAAACATTTTGGATTTCTGTGCAGCTCCAG gaaTGAAATACTTACAAATAGTTGACATGGTCGAGACGAGATTAAAATCGCAAAACTTAGATAGCCTGAAAAACAAAG ggATAATAGTTGGAAATGATGTTAGTCAAACCAGAGTTTCAACACTAGCACATCACCTTAAGACCATAGATTCACCCTCAACTGCAATCACAAACTACGatg CAACAAGGTTCCCAAATTTGTACAATAAGAACGGCCAATTGATATTATTCGACAAAATATTGGCAGATATGCCATGCAGCTGTGATGGAACCATGAGAAAGTCAATAGATATTTGGACTAGTTGGAAGGCCACAAATGGATTACACCTACACAAAGTCCAGCTAACAATACTAAAAAGAGGAATAGAg CTTTTGAAACCTGGAGGgatattaatatactcaACATGTTCCTTAAACCCATTGGAAAATGAG GCCATTGCCAGTTATTGTGCATCTCTTGAGGATGTGGAGTTGATTGATCTTGAACCAATAAAAGGTTTTAAATCAGAAAAGGGATTGTTAGACTGGTTGGTTCCTAATCCAAATGGGGGGTATTTTTCTGATTTCTCACAAGTGGATGATAATATGAGGGAACGAGTAAAGGAGACAATGTTCAAAAATAGTAAATGGAATGAGGAAATGGCCAAAAAAGTAATGAGAGTGTTACCACACTATAACAATACGGGAGGTTTTTTCATATTCAAAATCAGGAAAATCCCCAAag AATTAAATAACCATGAACTTGAAACCGGAATTGTGGTGGAAGAAGAGAAGAAAGATAGGAAGAAAACGAGAGGTTCAAAGCTATTACATGAATACACAACATTTGAAGGACCAGAACGAGATAGATTAGTGGAATTTTATGGAATTACagaaaatttgaattttctAGTAAAGGTCACAAGCGAAAAGACAATACATCTAGTGTCAGACGACTTCAAGGCTTTCAAAaggaataaaataagtaaacTAGAACCCTGTAAGTACGCATCTTTTGGAAGCAGAATATTTACGAAACTTGATACAAAAGAGAATTGGGACTGTGAATTTAGAGTAACACAAGAAGGAACAAAACTTATgcataaatattttagtaaaaGGAAGCTGGTTTCaaatttagtatttttaaaggaGCTTTTACAAGGATCTATGCCATGTGAAAAGGTAATAGAACATGTTAAAGGGGGGAATTTGATAACAATTGGAAGTACAGATGATTCAGGGAATCTAAAAAACGGACCACTCCTAATAGTTGCAGTGATGAATGATAAAGTGGTTGCCCGAGAGTATGAAGGCCAAGAATATATAACCATGGCTGCAGTAGTAACAggaaataaaatacaccTATACGTAAAGGAAGAAATGATCAACTGTTTAAAAGTActtttgtaa